One window of Elaeis guineensis isolate ETL-2024a chromosome 11, EG11, whole genome shotgun sequence genomic DNA carries:
- the LOC140852594 gene encoding LOW QUALITY PROTEIN: uncharacterized protein (The sequence of the model RefSeq protein was modified relative to this genomic sequence to represent the inferred CDS: inserted 2 bases in 2 codons; deleted 1 base in 1 codon): MQWRALIKTAERMEDEELRAALESWKSKTYAXTVPLRIVALRGSIPPSWIKEFIQAQGRRLKLITEFRGSLESIFSDLSSSLEKGSLQPKSAMAADIVSVGDSWLSHAISGGXIEPMKDVDREHWFNILGNKWKVYLCRNNKGDLDSNGYVWGVPYRWGTMVIAYKKNKFRKHNLRPIEEHLIIAGLGDLWRPELAGKISMVDSPREVVGAVLKHMGASYNTKDIESQVIGGREAVLHNLTMLQRQVRLFDSVHYLKAFGAGEVWVAVGWSSDVIPSAKRLSNVAVVVPKSGTSLWADLWAIPYATRFATDQIGGRVRSPSPLVNQWLEFCLQTARGLPFQQEVVPGASPFTLDHPPLEGSQEPGKRRPKLDTNLIEGIPPLDILAKCEFLEPLSEKALEDHQWLISNMQKQGADWIRSMLYHVRSIFNPQARC, from the exons ATGCAGTGGAGAGCTCTGATAAAAACTGCTGAAAGAATGGAGGATGAGGAGTTAAGGGCCGCGCTTGAGAGTTGGAAGTCAAAGACATATG CTACTGTCCCTCTAAGGATTGTTGCCCTTCGTGGCTCCATACCACCCTCATGGATCAAG GAGTTCATTCAAGCACAAGGAAGAAGGTTGAAATTAATCACAGAGTTCCGAGGAAGTCTTGAGTCCATTTTCTCTGACTTGTCCTCGTCTTTGGAGAAAGGATCTCTGCAGCCTAAGTCTGCCATGGCAGCTGATATAGTTTCTGTTGGTGACTCTTGGCTCAGCCATGCCATTAGTGGAG TGATAGAACCCATGAAAGATGTAGATCGAGAACATTGG TTTAACATTTTAGGCAACAAATGGAAG GTATATCTATGCAGGAACAATAAGGGAGACTTAGATTCTAATGGCTATGTATGGGGTGTTCCTTATCGTTGGGGAACCATGGTTATAGCATACAAGAAGAACAAATTCAGAAAGCACAATCTGAGGCCAATTGAG GAACATTTAATTATTGCAGGACTGGGGGATTTATGGAGGCCTGAACTTGCTGGAAAGATTTCAATGGTTGATTCTCCTAGAGAGGTTGTTGGTGCAGTCTTGAAACATATGGGGGCATCATACAATACAAAGGATATTGAATCACAGGTTATTGGTGGGAGAGAAGCTGTCCTGCATAATCTGACAATGCTTCAAAGGCAG GTGAGACTATTTGACAGTGTGCACTACCTAAAGGCATTTGGGGCAGGAGAAGTGTGGGTTGCTGTAGGATGGAGTAGTGATGTTATTCCTTCTGCCAAGCGCCTGTCCAATGTTGCAGTGGTTGTTCCCAAGTCTGGGACAAGTTTATGGGCCGACTTATGG GCAATACCCTATGCGACGAGATTTGCAACAGATCAAATTGGTGGCAGAGTGAGAAGTCCGTCTCCGCTAGTCAATCAGTGGCTAGAGTTCTGCTTACAGACTGCAAGAGGACTGCCTTTTCAGCAGGAAGTTGTCCCAGGAGCATCTCCCTTCACTCTTGATCATCCTCCACTTGAAGGATCTCAAGAACCTGGAAAGAGAAGGCCAAAACTCGATACAAACCTCATCGAAGGAATACCTCCACTTGATATATTAGCCAAATGTGAATTTTTAGAGCCATTATCGGAGAAGGCACTGGAAGACCACCAGTGGTTGATATCTAATATGCAGAAACAGGGTGCTGATTGGATCAGAAGTATGCTTTATCATGTCAGATCAATCTTTAATCCACAAGCTAGGTGTTGA